One Stigmatella aurantiaca genomic window, GGGAAGTGCCCGGAGGGGCTCCTCCGGGCAAGCAGGCAAGCGTGCCCCGGGGCCACCGCGCGCCAAGAACGCGATGCGATGACAGTCCCAGGGTATAGCTTCAGTATTCCACCGGTGGTTACCGGGGAATGAAGCCGCTCCGTGGTGGAGGGGCTATCGGCAGAGAAAGGAAGAGCAGTCATGGCTGGAGGCGTCAACAAGGTCATTCTCATTGGCAACCTCGGCGCGGACCCGGAGGTGCGCTTCACCCCGGGTGGCCAGGCGGTCGCCAACTTCCGGATTGCCACCAGCGACAGCTGGACGGACAAGAACGGACAGAAGCAGGAGCGGACCGAGTGGCACCGCATCGTCGTCTGGGGAAAGCTCGCGGAGCTGTGCGGCGAGTACCTGAAGAAGGGCCGGCAGTGCTTCGTGGAAGGCCGGCTCCAGACGCGGGAGTGGACGGACAAGGAGAACCGGAAGAACTACACCACCGAGGTCGTGGCCAGCTCGGTCACCTTCCTGGGTGGGCGTGACGCGGGCGAGGGCTCGAGCTCGGGCATGGGCGGCCGCCGCAACGGAGGCGCCTCCTCCCGTGGAGCCGACTCCGACTACGGTCCTCCGCCTCCGGGAATGGACGATGGGATGAACCAGGGCGGCAGCGGGGACGACGACATCCCGTTCTAAGGCACCCGCCCAGCGGCCCCGTCATCCGGGGCCAACGCAGTCAGAACCGGCCGCTTCCCAGCACAAGGGGGAGCGGCCGGTCTGTTTTCCGGCAAAGGAAGTGGCTGATGGCGACGGATCCGATCCATGGCTGGCACGCATATCTGGCCGCACCAGCGCGCGAGGCACTCGACGCGCTGCTCGCAGACCACGTCGTCTTCCAGAGCCCCGCGGTGCACACGCCGCAGGAGGGCAATGCGGTGACGATGAAGTATCTCATCGCCGCCACCGAGGTTCTGGGGGTTCCCTCCTTCCGCTACCTCGGAGAGTGGCGCCGCGAGCGCTCCGCGGTGCTGGAGTTCGAGTGCACGCTCGACGGCAGCATCCAGGTCAACGGCGTCGACATGATCGAATGAGACGAGACCGGCCGCATCATCCGCTTCAAGGTCATGCTCCGGCCGATAAAGGCGCTCAAGGTGGTGGTGGCCGCGATGGGCGCGGCGCTGACGCGGCTGGGATAGGCTCCAAGCCCGCAGAGCGACAGATTCGATTGCCGCCGCTCCCAAGTAGAGCAACCCGCCGCTTTCAAGGCGCCGCCCTCTGAAAAGGGGGCTGCGCTTGCATTTTCGGGACCAAATCCGGTTTTTTGGGACCAAAAAAGGACCAAACCGGAGACGGAAACGACATGAGCAAGACGTGGCTCGGCAAGTGGAAGCGTATAGATGGGATGAAGCGGCAGGACACTACCCATGTGGGGGATAGAGGCCATGTTGCGGGTGAGGGTTGGAGCGGAGGTGCCGAGGAGGAGCGCTGACAGAGGCCGCCCGAGCAGTGAGCCAAGCGTGTGGGCAGGCCGCGCAGCTCCTTGAGGTACACGACTGCCCAGGCCGCCCTCCCCTGGGGTGCGCGGTAGGGGACTGGGCCTTTTGGCTCTGGGGAGGCGTCAGCCTCAACACCACGCGGCCTGGATTGACTCTTGCGCCGGGGCCAGGCTCACACCTGCCGTGGGCAAGCCCAGGTGCTCCAGTATTGCTCGCACTCCCCTGCCTGCCTTCACGTACGCCAACACCCGCCGACTGCCCCCACACCTCACGCAGGCGAACACGTCGAAGTCGAACGTCCTCTTCAGCACCTGTGCCCCATCCACTCGCGGCGTCCTCTGCTTCATCCGCTCCTTGCTGGCCGCTGCCTCACTCTCCGCTCTCGCCTCCTCTGCTTGGGGGAGCGTGTCGAGCCCGAGGAGAACCTGACCCTCTCGAGCCTGTCATGCTCGCGAACCTGCTGCGGGTTCCGCCCATCCACCTTCTACTTCCGCCGAAGTCCACGACGGTTCGGCCCGGGAGACCGCCGCGACAGCCTCGAGGGCCCGCTCCAAACGAAGCCGACCATCACCCAAGTCGCCACCGTGGCAATCGACGCCGTGCTCGCTGAAGCTCGGCCTTGGCCCGGGTCAGGACCTCGTTGTCGGAGAAGGGTGCGAGCACGACCTCGCTGGGCTCAACGTGGGTCCCCTCGTTGTGGGCGGCGAGCAGAAGGGCAGGGTCGAGATCGCCGCGCAGTGCCTGATGAAGCATCCTGGTCTGGGCGACGGCGAGCGAGAGCATCGCCAGCCCCGCTCCAAGGCTGAGTCGCATGTGGCCGATCCGCGTCGCCCCGACACCCGATCCGCATGTTCAGGCGTCGTCGTGAGCGAGGTTGCTGGACAGCCCTCTGTAAACCTCAACCTGGGCAAGTAGGGTCCTCGCCTTCTGCTCGATGGCCTGGACGGCATCGGCCCCTGCGACCCACCTCGGTGGCGGGTTGTCCTGACGGGCGAGTTCGACGAGCGCTTTGGCGAGTTTCGCGGGGTCGCCCCCCTGCTTGCCATTGACCCCCTGCCAGCCGACGACGGTTTGCCGCGTGCGTTCGGCGTAGTCGTCGATGCGCGGCACAGGCCAGGTCGTGGACGTGTCCTCCAGCAGCTCGGTTCGGAAGTACCCGGGCTCTACGAGCATCGTGCGAATGCCGAACGGCGCAACTTCGGGGGCGAGGGACTCCATCCAACCTTCGAGGGCGAACTTCGAGGCGGCATACGCAGATGTGAACTCCCCGCCAACGACCCCAGCAAGAGACGAGAGCGTCACGACGAGCCCAGAGCGCCGCGCGCGCATGACGGGAAGCACCGCACGGGTCACATTCAACGGTCCAAACAGGTTCGTCTCCAGCTGCGCCCGGAAGTGGTCGGGAGGGAGCTCCTCGAAAAACCCCGCGTAGAAGTTGCCGGCGTTGTTGATCAGCACGTCGATGCGACCAAACCGCTCGATCGCTGCCTCGACGGCCGCCTTCGCATCGGCGGGGCTCGTGATGTCGAGCTTCACCGTGAGCAGGTCATCGGTTGCGCCCACCGCAGCGGCGACCTTCTGCGGGCTCCGTCCAGTCGCGACAACGGCGTCGCCGGCGGCGAGCGCCGCCTTGGCGATGTCGGTTCCCATGCCGCGGCCGGCGCCAGTGATGAACCAGACCTTCTTCGCAGTGCTTCTCACAGCGTCGCTCGGCGACGCCCCAATCTTGCTGACGACGTTCTCGCTCATGACCGCTCCTCGTCGAGCCAAGCCACCGGAATGGGGCTTTGATGTCGACGACAGGAAGGTAACGGCCGATGACGCGTCGCAATGCGTGACGAACACGGACGAGCTATTCAGCAGCGCTTTACAATCAAGCTGCCAGAGTGTTTGGGGGAGACCCTCGATGCATACGCCGCCGTTCTCACATCTCCACGCCTTCCTCGCAGTCGCACGGCTGCGCAGTTTCACCGCCGCGGCGAGAGAGCTTGGCGTTTCTCGATCCGCAGTCAGCCAAGCCATCCGCCAACTCGAAGAGCAGCTGCGCGTTGTCCTCCTCAGCCGCACTACTCGAAGCGTGTCACCCACGGACGCAGGCAAGCGCCTCGTCGAAGCAGCAGGGCCCGGACTCAGCCAGGTTCTGGCCGCGCTCGCGA contains:
- a CDS encoding single-stranded DNA-binding protein — translated: MAGGVNKVILIGNLGADPEVRFTPGGQAVANFRIATSDSWTDKNGQKQERTEWHRIVVWGKLAELCGEYLKKGRQCFVEGRLQTREWTDKENRKNYTTEVVASSVTFLGGRDAGEGSSSGMGGRRNGGASSRGADSDYGPPPPGMDDGMNQGGSGDDDIPF
- a CDS encoding nuclear transport factor 2 family protein, encoding MATDPIHGWHAYLAAPAREALDALLADHVVFQSPAVHTPQEGNAVTMKYLIAATEVLGVPSFRYLGEWRRERSAVLEFECTLDGSIQVNGVDMIE
- a CDS encoding SDR family oxidoreductase, with translation MSENVVSKIGASPSDAVRSTAKKVWFITGAGRGMGTDIAKAALAAGDAVVATGRSPQKVAAAVGATDDLLTVKLDITSPADAKAAVEAAIERFGRIDVLINNAGNFYAGFFEELPPDHFRAQLETNLFGPLNVTRAVLPVMRARRSGLVVTLSSLAGVVGGEFTSAYAASKFALEGWMESLAPEVAPFGIRTMLVEPGYFRTELLEDTSTTWPVPRIDDYAERTRQTVVGWQGVNGKQGGDPAKLAKALVELARQDNPPPRWVAGADAVQAIEQKARTLLAQVEVYRGLSSNLAHDDA